A single region of the Buchnera aphidicola (Pseudoregma panicola) genome encodes:
- a CDS encoding phosphopantetheine-binding protein: protein MKKIKNIIKNIISKQFKINTKKIKNDFSLEKDADIDSLEKIEFIMRIEEKFNIKIKDKEIEKLKTVIDISKYIIKKNEIKKKLS, encoded by the coding sequence ATGAAAAAAATTAAAAATATTATAAAAAATATTATATCTAAACAATTCAAAATAAATACAAAAAAAATAAAGAATGATTTTTCTTTAGAAAAAGATGCTGATATAGATTCCTTAGAAAAAATAGAATTTATTATGAGGATAGAAGAAAAATTTAATATAAAAATAAAAGACAAAGAAATAGAAAAGTTAAAAACAGTAATAGATATTTCAAAATACATAATAAAAAAAAATGAAATTAAAAAAAAATTGTCATAA
- the tmk gene encoding dTMP kinase → MKLKKNCHNKSKFIVLEGIEGSGKTEMSRYLKKILKKKNIKKIISVRQPGSTIISEKLRSILKTEVKNEKIYNKTEILLFYASRIQLLKNKIFPYLKKGYWVISDRHNLSTIAYQTVYKKNNKKIIKILSNILIKNMDPDLTIYFDTLPIIGLNRISTRKNIDRIEKRSINFFLKVRKNYIKEIKKISKKIIINASLDKEYVKKTLKKKIIFWLKKNEK, encoded by the coding sequence ATGAAATTAAAAAAAAATTGTCATAATAAAAGTAAATTTATAGTACTAGAAGGAATAGAAGGATCTGGTAAAACAGAAATGTCAAGATATTTAAAGAAAATATTAAAAAAAAAAAATATAAAAAAAATAATATCTGTTAGGCAACCAGGAAGCACTATTATATCTGAAAAATTAAGATCAATTCTAAAAACAGAAGTTAAAAACGAAAAAATTTATAATAAAACAGAAATATTACTTTTTTATGCATCTAGAATACAATTATTAAAAAATAAAATATTTCCATATCTAAAAAAAGGATATTGGGTTATTTCTGATAGACATAATCTTTCTACAATAGCATATCAAACTGTATACAAAAAAAATAATAAAAAAATAATAAAAATTCTATCAAACATTTTAATAAAAAATATGGATCCAGATTTAACTATATATTTTGACACGTTACCTATAATAGGTTTAAATAGAATAAGTACAAGAAAAAATATAGACAGAATAGAAAAAAGAAGTATAAATTTTTTTTTAAAAGTTAGAAAAAACTATATTAAAGAAATAAAAAAAATATCTAAAAAAATAATCATAAATGCTTCTTTAGATAAAGAATATGTAAAAAAAACTTTAAAAAAAAAAATTATATTTTGGTTAAAAAAAAATGAAAAATGA